In the genome of Xanthobacteraceae bacterium, one region contains:
- a CDS encoding recombinase family protein — protein sequence MKSAPKKQLRCAVYTRKSTDHNLELEFNSLDAQREACEAYIKSQAHEGWRLVPTKYDDGGHSGSSLERPALQKLLEDVRAGKIDVIVVYKIDRLTRSLTDFAKLVEVFDQQTVSFVSITQSFNTTTSMGRLTLNVLLSFAQFEREVISERIQDKVSASKRKGIWVGGPVPIGYHSIDKKPQIVPEEAATVRMLFARYLDLKSISALQEELDRKGILTKRQMLSTGRLRGGCRFGKGTLQYLLRNRFYIGEVDYRGAIHKGEQEPLIDRATFDAVQKLLTEKAVLRKNKLASSDALLRGLLFDDRGNRMTPSHSIKRGARYRYYISVALLESKKDEAGSVARVTATEVEDLVIATLRQQGAISEDESVTRELLQIVVECIEIQGTEIRIELADKSLGNKGLVSVPWQKALPGAPKGVIHAPATTGRQLTPETRNALLGAIARARKWVADIESGQVNTIDEIAKQEGNVERHIRLLLPLAFTPPTLITSLVDGTAPHDLTVTGLAKQVSLTWG from the coding sequence ATGAAGTCCGCTCCCAAAAAGCAGCTTCGTTGCGCGGTCTATACCCGCAAATCGACCGACCACAACCTCGAGCTTGAGTTCAACTCGCTCGACGCCCAGCGGGAGGCTTGCGAGGCCTACATCAAGAGCCAGGCCCATGAAGGCTGGCGCCTCGTTCCGACCAAATACGACGACGGCGGGCACTCCGGTTCAAGTCTGGAGCGCCCTGCGCTTCAGAAACTCCTAGAAGACGTTCGTGCGGGGAAGATCGACGTCATCGTGGTCTACAAGATCGACCGTTTGACCCGGTCGCTCACCGACTTCGCCAAGCTCGTCGAGGTCTTCGACCAGCAGACCGTATCGTTCGTCTCAATTACCCAGTCCTTCAATACGACCACGAGCATGGGTCGGCTGACACTCAACGTGCTTTTGTCCTTCGCTCAGTTCGAGCGTGAAGTGATCAGCGAGCGGATTCAGGATAAGGTCTCCGCATCGAAGCGAAAAGGCATCTGGGTCGGCGGACCTGTCCCGATAGGATACCACTCCATCGACAAGAAGCCTCAGATTGTACCAGAGGAAGCAGCGACCGTCCGAATGCTGTTCGCGCGGTATCTTGATCTCAAATCAATCAGCGCCCTTCAAGAAGAACTGGACCGGAAAGGCATCCTCACAAAGCGGCAAATGCTTTCAACCGGCAGACTTCGGGGTGGCTGCCGCTTCGGGAAAGGCACCCTCCAGTATCTCCTCAGGAATCGCTTCTATATCGGAGAAGTTGATTATCGAGGCGCGATTCATAAAGGCGAGCAGGAGCCCCTCATTGATCGGGCAACGTTCGACGCTGTTCAAAAACTGCTCACCGAAAAAGCAGTTCTTCGTAAGAACAAGCTCGCGAGCTCAGACGCCCTTCTCCGAGGCCTACTGTTTGATGATCGCGGCAATCGAATGACCCCAAGCCACTCGATCAAGCGTGGCGCTCGATATCGCTATTATATCTCGGTAGCGCTGCTTGAATCCAAGAAGGATGAGGCTGGATCGGTTGCAAGAGTGACCGCTACGGAAGTTGAAGACTTGGTCATCGCCACACTCCGGCAACAAGGAGCCATTTCTGAAGATGAATCTGTCACTCGCGAGTTGCTTCAAATCGTCGTTGAATGCATCGAAATTCAGGGAACTGAAATTAGAATAGAACTCGCCGACAAATCGCTCGGCAACAAGGGCCTTGTTTCGGTGCCATGGCAGAAAGCGCTACCAGGAGCTCCGAAAGGGGTGATTCACGCACCCGCGACGACCGGCCGGCAACTTACTCCTGAAACGCGGAATGCCTTGCTTGGCGCAATCGCCCGTGCACGCAAATGGGTCGCTGATATCGAGTCAGGGCAAGTAAACACAATCGACGAAATTGCGAAGCAGGAAGGCAATGTGGAGCGGCATATCCGACTGCTCCTGCCCCTCGCCTTCACACCACCCACTTTGATCACGTCTCTTGTAGATGGCACCGCACCTCACGACCTGACAGTTACTGGTCTCGCCAAGCAGGTTTCGCTTACGTGGGGATAG
- a CDS encoding DUF3489 domain-containing protein → MPKKQKSKSRKRKSGHNHSVSAVTTVQERPRRKDKFTELLTRTRGASIEEISKATRWLPHSCRAQISSLRKAGHNVDTAPGNEGKVVYRIIGAAKKLPPRPRVKS, encoded by the coding sequence ATGCCGAAGAAGCAGAAGTCTAAGTCCAGAAAGCGTAAAAGTGGCCACAATCACTCTGTGTCAGCCGTAACTACGGTGCAAGAAAGACCGCGTCGCAAGGACAAATTCACTGAGTTGTTGACCCGTACTCGAGGCGCTTCAATCGAGGAAATTTCAAAAGCAACGAGATGGCTGCCGCACTCCTGCCGCGCGCAGATCTCGAGTCTGCGTAAGGCAGGTCACAACGTCGATACGGCTCCCGGCAACGAAGGTAAGGTCGTCTATCGCATTATCGGAGCCGCAAAGAAGTTGCCGCCTCGCCCGCGGGTAAAATCGTGA
- a CDS encoding site-specific DNA-methyltransferase: protein MVVDQAVSQQVEHKPVSKLTRLPNSPRVHSIRQIKLLKRSIELFGFVNPILIDTKCRVIAGWGRVLAAQALQLREVPTLRIHHLNEDELRAYVIADNRLADKGGWDRELLALELQGLNEIGFDIEAIGFENAELDIILEEAKEARGGDSAEDRLFEISNSVITQPNDLWSCGRHKLLCGDAREAEAYKRILGSDKAALVITDPPYNVQIKGNVSGLGRHQHAEFAMASGEMTSTEFSSFLSAAIEKLIAYSEDGSVHFIFMDWRHIQEMMLVGQQHYSKLLNLCVWCKTNAGMGSFYRSQHELVFAWHAGNAAYRNNIELGRHGRSRSNVWTYAGVNTFKKDRDQELSMHPTVKPIALIADAIKDCSVRDSIILDPFVGSGTTLIAAEQTGRIACGIEIDPRYVDVAIRRWQAYTGKMAIHVETGRTFEEIEASCSKKRSRR from the coding sequence ATGGTTGTTGATCAAGCTGTTTCTCAACAAGTGGAGCACAAGCCTGTTTCTAAGCTAACGCGTTTGCCCAATAGCCCTCGTGTTCATTCAATTCGACAAATCAAGCTGCTCAAGCGATCCATCGAACTCTTTGGGTTCGTCAATCCCATTCTGATCGATACAAAATGCCGTGTGATTGCCGGCTGGGGCCGCGTTCTCGCAGCTCAGGCGCTCCAGTTGAGAGAAGTGCCAACGCTTAGGATCCATCACCTCAATGAGGATGAACTCAGAGCCTACGTGATCGCTGACAATCGGTTGGCGGACAAAGGCGGATGGGACCGAGAACTGCTTGCGTTGGAGCTTCAAGGATTGAACGAGATCGGCTTTGATATAGAGGCGATTGGCTTTGAGAACGCAGAGCTCGACATTATCCTTGAAGAAGCAAAAGAGGCGCGAGGCGGTGACAGCGCGGAAGATCGCCTTTTTGAAATCTCGAATAGCGTAATAACTCAACCCAATGACCTTTGGTCATGTGGTCGGCACAAATTGTTGTGCGGTGATGCTCGTGAGGCTGAAGCTTACAAGCGTATTCTCGGCAGCGACAAAGCAGCGCTCGTTATCACAGACCCACCATACAACGTGCAGATCAAAGGTAACGTATCTGGTCTTGGCCGGCACCAGCATGCCGAATTTGCCATGGCTAGTGGAGAGATGACTTCTACCGAATTCTCATCATTTCTGAGCGCCGCAATCGAGAAATTGATCGCCTACAGTGAAGACGGATCCGTGCATTTCATATTCATGGATTGGCGCCATATCCAAGAAATGATGCTTGTCGGGCAACAGCATTACTCCAAGCTGCTAAATTTATGCGTTTGGTGCAAAACTAACGCCGGCATGGGCTCATTTTACAGGAGCCAACATGAACTGGTGTTTGCCTGGCATGCTGGTAATGCGGCATACCGAAATAACATCGAGTTAGGGCGGCATGGCCGCTCAAGGTCCAACGTTTGGACATACGCTGGTGTGAACACATTCAAAAAAGATCGCGATCAGGAGTTGAGCATGCATCCAACGGTGAAGCCCATCGCTCTTATTGCAGATGCAATTAAAGACTGTTCAGTACGCGACTCAATTATTCTCGATCCTTTCGTTGGCAGTGGCACAACACTCATCGCGGCGGAACAAACGGGTCGCATCGCTTGCGGTATTGAGATTGACCCACGCTACGTGGATGTCGCGATACGAAGGTGGCAGGCATATACAGGTAAAATGGCTATTCACGTGGAAACTGGACGTACGTTCGAGGAAATTGAAGCTAGTTGTTCTAAAAAACGCAGCAGAAGGTAA
- a CDS encoding M17 family metallopeptidase: MYRAVVSSAAEPKPIWFVDSENWNSVRDELSAVARAYLVASGFEPDEGRYLILPDDKGSVAGCIFGLGKASGTLSDPLITGMLPAILPVGAWRFVEPIRNPRLAALGFALGTYHFNRYRKSKRELSHLVVPSGVDAAEVLRIADGLALARDLINTPPNDLGPAELETAIRQLARKHRAKVTSVIGKALLRKNFPLVYAVGQGSERAPRLVEFTWGKPSNPKVTLIGKGVCFDTGGLDIKTPASMLLMKKDMGGAAAALALAHMVMDAKLKVRLRVIVPAVENSISGNAFRPSDILKSRKGLTVEIGNTDAEGRLVLADALTLADEEKPELLIDFATLTGAARIALGPDIPPVFTNDDATWNELAQHSSEQADPLWRMPLWQPYVKMLESKSADTNNVGSGQAGAIVAALFLSKFVEQTESWMHLDIYGWNPKARPGRPEGGEAQSIRALYALLSDRYR, translated from the coding sequence ATATACCGCGCCGTAGTTTCGTCGGCAGCTGAACCAAAGCCAATTTGGTTTGTCGATAGCGAAAATTGGAATAGCGTTCGCGACGAGCTTTCGGCTGTTGCTCGTGCTTACCTTGTAGCATCCGGCTTCGAGCCAGATGAAGGCCGTTATCTAATATTGCCAGATGATAAAGGTTCGGTAGCGGGTTGTATTTTTGGCCTTGGAAAGGCCAGCGGAACACTTTCAGATCCGCTGATAACCGGAATGCTACCTGCCATACTGCCGGTTGGAGCATGGCGGTTCGTTGAACCTATTCGTAACCCGCGCCTGGCAGCTTTAGGGTTTGCCTTAGGCACTTATCATTTCAATCGCTATCGAAAGAGTAAAAGAGAACTGTCTCATCTCGTCGTTCCGTCCGGCGTGGATGCTGCAGAAGTCCTGCGCATTGCTGACGGTTTGGCCTTGGCAAGAGACCTAATTAATACGCCGCCGAACGATCTGGGTCCGGCTGAACTTGAAACAGCAATTCGACAGTTGGCGCGTAAACACAGAGCTAAAGTAACTAGCGTCATCGGCAAAGCTTTGTTGAGAAAGAATTTCCCGCTTGTCTATGCGGTTGGGCAGGGCAGCGAACGCGCACCGAGACTGGTTGAATTCACGTGGGGTAAGCCGTCAAATCCTAAAGTGACTCTTATTGGAAAGGGCGTCTGCTTCGACACAGGCGGTCTTGATATTAAGACACCCGCGTCGATGTTATTGATGAAAAAAGACATGGGAGGTGCGGCTGCAGCTCTTGCCCTGGCACATATGGTTATGGACGCAAAACTTAAAGTGCGCCTTCGCGTCATTGTGCCGGCCGTTGAAAACTCAATTTCTGGAAATGCTTTTCGGCCAAGCGATATTCTCAAAAGCAGAAAAGGTTTGACAGTTGAAATAGGAAACACCGATGCAGAGGGGCGGTTAGTTCTCGCAGATGCGCTTACTTTAGCCGACGAAGAAAAACCAGAACTGCTGATTGATTTTGCTACTCTAACTGGTGCCGCAAGAATAGCGCTTGGGCCGGATATTCCTCCAGTATTTACCAACGATGACGCAACTTGGAATGAACTTGCCCAACATTCATCTGAGCAAGCTGACCCTCTTTGGCGAATGCCGCTTTGGCAGCCCTATGTGAAGATGTTGGAATCGAAATCAGCAGATACCAACAATGTTGGCAGTGGTCAGGCTGGAGCAATTGTAGCTGCTCTCTTTCTGTCGAAGTTTGTCGAACAAACAGAGAGCTGGATGCATCTCGACATATATGGTTGGAATCCGAAGGCCCGACCGGGCCGACCGGAAGGCGGAGAGGCGCAGTCTATTCGAGCTTTGTATGCGTTATTGAGTGATCGATATCGGTAA
- a CDS encoding MATE family efflux transporter yields MDLFNGPILSTLLRLSIPNSFAMLAAILVSLAETVYVGLLGTSALAGIAVVFPLLVLQQGLSVGAMGGGITSAISRALGAGDQERAEALALHGVAIGVVCGVSTTAVMLTCGPTIYRLLGATGDVLTKALEYSNVAFLGSPLIWLAFTLIAIVRATGNMRLASGVALFSLTLQAAVGAALGFGLGPLPALGMSGIALGLVVGLASAAAFLAFYLCSNRSTVRIRFSGFTFRRELFSEILQVGLLTCVSTIQTTLAVLIMTSFIARYGSEALAGYGIGARFEMILIPLSAGVGVACIPMVGMAIGAGNVARARRITLIGAILTASVVGALGLVLSIAPQIWANIFTDNPTTLQVAHTFLHWTGPAYAFFGMGICLLFASQGARKVLGPVLAGTARLITIFFGGLVLVYMEAPMHYYFALVAAAMIIYGTAAAFAVYLADWTPRNQHR; encoded by the coding sequence TTGGATTTGTTCAACGGTCCAATTCTATCGACGCTATTACGGCTAAGCATTCCTAATTCCTTTGCGATGTTGGCTGCGATTCTCGTATCGCTCGCTGAGACCGTCTACGTCGGCCTCCTCGGGACAAGTGCCCTCGCGGGTATCGCAGTAGTCTTTCCGCTACTTGTGCTTCAGCAGGGCTTGTCCGTTGGAGCGATGGGAGGCGGCATTACTTCCGCGATCAGTCGGGCACTTGGTGCGGGCGATCAAGAGCGAGCGGAGGCGCTAGCGTTGCATGGCGTGGCAATCGGTGTTGTTTGCGGCGTCTCAACCACCGCCGTCATGCTAACTTGCGGCCCAACAATTTATCGATTGTTGGGCGCGACGGGAGACGTACTTACAAAAGCACTTGAATACTCTAACGTCGCGTTTCTTGGCTCACCTCTTATCTGGTTGGCCTTTACGCTTATCGCTATTGTTCGAGCGACAGGTAACATGCGCCTCGCCTCGGGGGTCGCGCTCTTTTCTCTAACTCTCCAAGCTGCTGTAGGCGCTGCTTTGGGATTTGGATTGGGACCCCTACCAGCCTTAGGCATGTCTGGAATTGCATTAGGCCTAGTTGTTGGCCTCGCGAGCGCTGCCGCATTTTTGGCATTCTACCTTTGCTCGAACAGATCGACAGTTCGTATCAGATTCTCTGGGTTCACCTTTCGCCGCGAGCTGTTCAGCGAAATCTTGCAGGTGGGGCTACTGACGTGCGTCTCTACGATTCAAACAACTCTTGCCGTTCTCATCATGACGTCTTTTATCGCCCGCTATGGTTCTGAAGCGTTGGCCGGCTACGGCATCGGGGCTCGATTTGAGATGATTCTGATACCACTCTCAGCAGGCGTAGGAGTTGCGTGCATCCCCATGGTGGGTATGGCGATCGGAGCCGGAAACGTTGCTAGAGCGCGCAGAATTACACTTATAGGTGCAATTCTCACTGCGTCGGTCGTCGGAGCGTTGGGTCTCGTGCTTTCAATTGCTCCTCAAATCTGGGCAAATATTTTCACGGACAATCCGACGACTCTTCAAGTCGCACATACATTTCTACATTGGACAGGACCTGCTTACGCCTTCTTTGGGATGGGTATATGCCTTCTTTTCGCATCGCAGGGAGCTCGAAAGGTCCTAGGCCCCGTCCTCGCTGGAACTGCCAGACTAATTACGATTTTTTTCGGCGGTTTGGTATTGGTTTATATGGAAGCGCCGATGCATTATTATTTTGCACTCGTTGCCGCCGCGATGATCATCTACGGTACCGCAGCAGCCTTCGCAGTTTATTTGGCGGACTGGACCCCAAGAAATCAACATAGATAG
- a CDS encoding DUF2924 domain-containing protein, with amino-acid sequence MSKKIYTLEAKAARERGLVGAKQQEIAAQIDEIRFLNKDELRQRWKAMFKKPVPEALTKDLLVRMIAYRIQEKAFGGLDRETEKLFESYARGDKASATQRRMKSGTVLLREYKGVRHTVTVADGGFIWNDKKYASLTMIAKEITGTSWNGPKFFGLRQKKKERDPYGATLRTPKRRVNS; translated from the coding sequence GTGAGCAAGAAGATCTATACGCTTGAAGCAAAGGCCGCGCGCGAGCGCGGCCTCGTTGGAGCGAAGCAACAGGAAATTGCTGCCCAGATCGACGAGATTCGCTTCCTGAACAAGGACGAGCTTCGGCAGCGCTGGAAGGCGATGTTCAAGAAGCCGGTGCCCGAGGCGCTCACCAAAGACCTTCTCGTGCGGATGATCGCGTACCGGATTCAGGAGAAGGCATTCGGCGGGTTAGACCGCGAGACGGAGAAGCTTTTTGAGAGCTACGCACGAGGCGACAAGGCTTCCGCAACACAACGCCGTATGAAGTCTGGCACCGTGCTGCTCCGCGAATATAAAGGCGTTCGCCATACCGTGACGGTCGCTGATGGCGGCTTCATCTGGAACGACAAGAAGTACGCCAGCCTCACCATGATCGCAAAAGAGATCACCGGCACTTCGTGGAACGGGCCTAAGTTCTTTGGGCTTCGCCAGAAGAAAAAGGAGCGAGACCCCTATGGAGCGACATTGCGAACTCCCAAGCGGAGGGTAAATTCATGA
- a CDS encoding MFS transporter: MFAEKQVYYGWRIVAAIFLITTVTSGLAFYNLSVLLNAFVAQRGFPVSLTSAATAAFFVSGGISGVLVGRIIDRYDIRGVLVGAAIVGAACLFSVGYLQETWQLFLFHIVFGLSYGASNLVPVTTLVTRWFKAKRAIALSVASTGFSMGGIFISPFVALSIERGGLSATGPWMAALFFFGIVPITLLVIRSNPEDLGLNPDGQASIASNDASTDYSSVSYDEAKKTAFYLSLSISYLFILGAQVGAIAHLYRLANLRNGLETAALALAFLASSSIVGRMFGGWVVIKMSVRTFTLQLMAVQGVALFFLAFADQRLAILSCVVLFGVTIGNSLVMQPLLLAEKFGTREYGRIYSMSQFIATVGVAGGPVAVGISYDLAGNYFWPFILMALATALGFVIMVLGTRR; the protein is encoded by the coding sequence ATGTTTGCTGAAAAGCAGGTTTATTATGGTTGGCGCATAGTTGCAGCCATCTTTCTCATTACCACAGTCACATCCGGATTAGCTTTTTACAATCTTTCCGTTTTGCTCAACGCGTTTGTTGCGCAGAGAGGTTTCCCCGTTTCATTGACGAGTGCGGCGACAGCGGCTTTTTTCGTCTCAGGTGGAATCTCTGGCGTGCTCGTGGGGAGGATTATCGACCGGTATGACATTAGAGGAGTGCTGGTTGGCGCCGCGATCGTAGGCGCTGCTTGCCTCTTTTCAGTTGGTTATCTGCAAGAGACTTGGCAGCTTTTTCTTTTTCACATTGTCTTCGGCCTATCTTACGGCGCATCCAATCTAGTGCCTGTAACGACTCTCGTTACTCGTTGGTTTAAAGCAAAACGCGCGATCGCTCTCTCTGTGGCGTCGACAGGATTTTCGATGGGGGGGATCTTTATTTCACCATTCGTGGCGCTTTCTATTGAACGCGGTGGGTTGAGTGCAACCGGTCCGTGGATGGCTGCATTGTTTTTCTTTGGAATTGTCCCAATCACGCTTCTTGTGATTCGTAGCAATCCTGAAGATCTGGGATTGAATCCGGACGGCCAAGCTAGCATTGCATCGAATGACGCATCTACCGACTACTCTTCGGTATCGTACGACGAGGCGAAGAAAACTGCTTTCTATCTTTCACTCTCGATTTCATACTTATTTATTCTAGGTGCCCAGGTAGGGGCCATTGCACATCTCTATCGGTTAGCAAACCTCAGGAATGGGCTAGAGACAGCCGCACTCGCGCTAGCATTTCTTGCTTCATCGAGCATTGTTGGCCGAATGTTCGGCGGTTGGGTTGTAATAAAAATGTCAGTTCGAACTTTCACGCTACAGCTGATGGCGGTACAGGGAGTTGCGCTCTTCTTTCTCGCTTTTGCAGACCAGCGTTTAGCGATCTTATCTTGTGTGGTTCTTTTTGGCGTAACAATTGGAAATTCGTTGGTGATGCAACCCTTGCTGCTCGCAGAAAAATTCGGCACGCGCGAGTACGGCAGAATTTATTCGATGAGCCAGTTCATTGCGACAGTGGGAGTTGCCGGCGGCCCAGTCGCAGTAGGAATAAGCTATGATTTGGCAGGGAATTATTTTTGGCCGTTTATTCTAATGGCTTTAGCAACGGCTCTCGGTTTCGTAATTATGGTGCTTGGCACACGGCGCTGA
- a CDS encoding helix-turn-helix domain-containing protein, with protein MPKSIFSPRHKRLAELVARQRRAAGLTQAEVARKLGRHQPFVANIESGERRLDVVEFLQLATVIDLDPHATLKIIAKIPEDKTVASRKKHKKGSR; from the coding sequence TTGCCAAAATCGATCTTTTCACCGCGGCATAAGCGGCTGGCGGAACTTGTTGCACGGCAACGTAGAGCCGCAGGGCTTACCCAAGCGGAAGTCGCCCGGAAGCTGGGTAGACATCAGCCATTTGTTGCGAACATTGAAAGCGGAGAGCGTCGCCTCGACGTAGTAGAATTCTTGCAGCTGGCCACGGTTATAGATTTAGATCCGCATGCTACTTTGAAGATTATTGCAAAGATTCCGGAAGACAAAACTGTTGCTTCTCGAAAAAAGCACAAAAAAGGTTCGCGTTAA
- a CDS encoding NAD(P) transhydrogenase subunit alpha — protein sequence MLENMTDLVSFALTACSDGFFEHMANDESVLPLNAMATASAATASPFVFQISIFVLACFVGYYVVWSVTPALHTPLMSVTNAISSVIVVGALLAVGVNLAADPAGAWWARVLGFFALIMASVNIFGAFLVTQRMLAMYQQKKK from the coding sequence ATGCTCGAGAACATGACCGATCTGGTTTCGTTTGCGCTGACTGCCTGCTCCGATGGTTTTTTCGAGCACATGGCGAATGACGAGAGCGTGCTGCCGCTGAACGCGATGGCGACCGCTTCCGCCGCGACCGCAAGCCCGTTCGTTTTCCAGATTTCGATTTTCGTGCTGGCCTGCTTCGTCGGCTACTACGTGGTGTGGTCGGTGACGCCCGCGCTGCATACGCCGCTGATGTCGGTGACGAACGCGATCTCTTCCGTGATCGTGGTCGGCGCGCTGCTCGCGGTCGGCGTCAATCTGGCGGCCGATCCGGCGGGTGCGTGGTGGGCGCGGGTGCTCGGCTTCTTCGCGCTCATCATGGCGTCGGTGAATATCTTCGGCGCGTTCCTGGTGACGCAGCGAATGCTTGCCATGTACCAGCAGAAAAAGAAGTGA
- a CDS encoding NAD(P)(+) transhydrogenase (Re/Si-specific) subunit beta, translated as MNADIVAVLYLVSGVLFILALRGLSHPTTSKAGNRYGMIGMAIAIVTTLAFSPPADAVGWGLVIGGLAIGAAIGAYMARKIAMTQMPQLVAAFHSLVGLAAVLVAAGALYAPSAFGIGSIGTIASASLIEMALGAAIGAITFTGSVIAFAKLNGNMSGAPIILPARHIINIALAAALVIATVLFIRTESHALFWAIVLLSFVLGVLIIVPIGGADMPVVVSMLNSYSGWAAAGIGFTLGNAALIITGALVGSSGAILSYIMCKGMNRSFISVILGGFGGETTAAAGQIESRPVKQGSADDAAFIMKNAEKVIIVPGYGMAVAQAQHALREMADKLKEEGVQVKYAIHPVAGRMPGHMNVLLAEANVPYDEVFELEDINSDFGQADVAFVIGANDVTNPSAKTDPKSPIFGMPVLDVEKAKTVLFVKRGMGSGYAGVENELFFKDNTMMLFADAKKMVENIVKGL; from the coding sequence ATGAACGCAGATATCGTAGCCGTCCTCTATCTCGTCTCCGGCGTTCTGTTCATTCTGGCGCTGCGCGGACTATCGCATCCGACTACGTCGAAGGCGGGCAACCGCTACGGCATGATCGGCATGGCGATCGCAATCGTGACCACGCTTGCGTTCTCGCCGCCCGCCGACGCAGTCGGCTGGGGCCTCGTGATCGGCGGTCTCGCGATCGGCGCGGCCATCGGCGCCTACATGGCGCGCAAGATTGCGATGACGCAGATGCCGCAATTGGTCGCGGCGTTCCATTCGCTGGTCGGTCTGGCTGCCGTGCTGGTCGCAGCGGGCGCGCTCTATGCGCCGTCCGCCTTCGGCATCGGCTCCATCGGCACGATTGCTTCCGCCTCGCTGATCGAAATGGCGCTGGGTGCCGCTATTGGCGCAATCACGTTCACCGGCTCGGTGATCGCGTTTGCGAAACTGAACGGCAACATGAGCGGCGCACCGATCATTCTGCCCGCGCGGCACATCATCAACATCGCGCTCGCAGCGGCGCTCGTGATCGCGACGGTCCTGTTTATCCGCACCGAAAGCCACGCGCTGTTCTGGGCGATCGTGCTGCTCTCGTTCGTGCTCGGTGTGCTCATCATCGTGCCGATCGGCGGCGCCGACATGCCGGTCGTCGTGTCGATGCTGAACTCGTATTCGGGTTGGGCGGCAGCAGGCATCGGCTTCACGCTCGGCAACGCGGCGCTCATCATCACCGGTGCGCTGGTCGGTTCTTCGGGCGCCATTCTGTCGTATATCATGTGCAAGGGCATGAACCGCTCTTTCATCTCGGTCATTCTCGGCGGCTTCGGCGGCGAGACGACCGCGGCCGCGGGACAGATCGAGTCGCGGCCCGTGAAGCAGGGCTCGGCCGACGACGCGGCCTTCATCATGAAGAACGCCGAGAAGGTCATCATCGTGCCGGGTTACGGCATGGCGGTCGCGCAGGCGCAGCACGCGCTTCGCGAAATGGCGGATAAACTGAAAGAAGAAGGCGTGCAGGTGAAATACGCGATCCATCCGGTCGCTGGGCGCATGCCGGGCCACATGAACGTGCTGCTCGCCGAAGCCAACGTGCCTTACGACGAAGTGTTCGAACTCGAAGACATCAACTCCGATTTCGGTCAGGCGGACGTTGCCTTCGTCATCGGCGCGAACGACGTGACCAATCCTTCCGCGAAGACCGATCCGAAATCTCCGATCTTCGGCATGCCGGTGCTCGACGTCGAAAAGGCGAAGACGGTTCTGTTCGTGAAGCGCGGCATGGGCTCCGGCTATGCGGGCGTCGAGAACGAGCTGTTCTTCAAAGACAACACCATGATGCTGTTCGCCGACGCGAAGAAGATGGTCGAGAACATCGTCAAGGGGCTGTGA